In Nicotiana tabacum cultivar K326 chromosome 21, ASM71507v2, whole genome shotgun sequence, one DNA window encodes the following:
- the LOC107800693 gene encoding uncharacterized protein LOC107800693, producing MAVSARRSTGPVLRSLSPAGKFYSSTSRTSSSSASSVRFSLDRESTSPSRSISVMNRESTTNRQYKSMSSQKKMTCMCSPTTHPGSFRCSMHKKMDVRRSSATTSSLSYGSNSNRLNTRRSAMTNSLVRIGTVEGEIVKRALAALIRPSSHQQRRRYGFQRRPSRLSNMSGTDDSVEC from the coding sequence ATGGCGGTTTCTGCTCGACGATCAACCGGACCGGTGCTACGTTCACTTTCACCTGCCGGAAAATTTTATTCGTCCACCTCTAGGACTTCGTCGTCTTCTGCTTCATCAGTACGGTTCTCTCTGGACCGTGAGAGTACTTCCCCGAGCCGGTCTATTTCTGTTATGAACCGGGAGAGTACTACGAACCGGCAGTACAAATCTATGTCTTCTCAGAAGAAAATGACGTGTATGTGCTCGCCGACTACACATCCAGGTTCGTTCCGTTGTAGTATGCATAAGAAAATGGACGTTCGAAGGAGTAGTGCAACGACGTCGTCGTTGTCGTACGGTTCGAATTCGAATCGGTTGAATACTAGGCGGTCGGCGATGACGAATTCGCTAGTTCGAATCGGGACTGTTGAAGGTGAGATTGTGAAACGAGCTTTGGCGGCTTTGATTCGTCCGTCGTCTCATCAACAGCGCCGCCGTTACGGTTTTCAGCGCCGACCGAGCCGGCTTTCCAATATGTCTGGAACCGATGATTCTGTTGAATGCTGA